The genomic stretch TGATGTGCATTGGCACAGTGGCACCCACCCGGCGGCCTACGGCGTCACCCTGGGGTTGACCATTGGCAACGATGCTGGTGTGCTGGGACGAATTTGCACATTGATTGGTGAAAAAAAGGCCAATATTTCCAATCTTGAATTTGTCGACCGGAAACCAGACTTTTACCGGCTGATGATAAATGTTGAACTTCGGGATGTAGAGCAACTGCATTCTCTGATGTTAACATTGGAGGCCGAGAGTAACGTCGCCGAGGTTGCGCGTTTCCGGGAGCAGCCGGAGAAACGTTTGATTTCGGGCTGAGGCTCGGTTGGAACTAGGAAGGACGCAGGGCTTTGGTATTCAGGCGCCGTGATAGACGCCCGCTTCATCGCGCGGTTGCGGATTTCATCTGGCCCCGTGGGGGTTGGAAGCGGGCATTTCTATACGTAAAGCACCGGGTCCGCCGTCTGCCTGATTCGCCTGAACGCATCGCCCGCGGGGTCTGGGCTGGGGTCTTCACCACCTTTACGCCGTTTTATGCCATGCATTTTGTCGTTGCGGCACTGATTGCCCGCTTGATGAACGGCAATATTCTGGCGGCGCTGAGCGGAACCTTTTTTGGCAACCCGCTGACCTATGTGCCGATTGGTGTGGCTGCCTTGCAGACCGGGCACTGGCTGCTGGGCACCGAATACGAAGAGGTAGACCGCTCGCTGGTCGGTAAGTTCCTGGATGCGGGCAAAGATCTGAAAGACAATCTCTTTGCGCTGTTCCATGATCAGCCGGCCGATTGGCACGGGCTGTCGTTGTTCTACGATGAGGTGTTTTTTCCCTATCTGGTTGGTGGTGTTCTGCCCGGTGTCATCACCGCAACCATCTGTTACATGATCAGCCTGCCGGTGATCCGCGCCTATCAGCAGCACCGGCGGTCGCGCATCAAGGCCAAATTTGAAGCGATCAAGAAACGCGCCGAGATGGAGGCCGCCGGGATCACACCGGCTGCCGAGACCAAAAAAAACAAACCCAAACTGGCCCTGCCACGGGTGCGCAAAGTGAAATAGCCCGCCGCCTCGTCGCGGGGGGTTGCTCTTGGCGGTCTGCTGTCTAATCTCGCGGCAACAGATACTGATCTCAGGATAGATGACATGGCTCAGAACGCGTTGCGATTGGGTGTGAATATTGACCACGTGGCCACCGTACGAAATGCGCGGGGCGGCGATAACCCGGATCCGGTCCGGGCAGCGATCCTGGCACAGAACGCAGGCGCCGATGGCATCACTGCCCATCTGCGTGAAGACCGCCGCCATATTGTCGACGCCGATATAGACGGCTTGATGGCGGCCCTGCGCATTCCGCTGAATTTCGAGATGGCCGCCACGGCAGAAATGCAGGCCATCGCCCTGCGCCACAAACCCCATGCGGTTTGTTTGGTGCCGGAAAAACGTGAAGAACGCACGACTGAGGGTGGGCTGGACGTGGCGGGCAATGACAATGCGCTTGCTGACTATATCACCCCTCTGCGCGAGGCCGGCAGCCGGGTGTCGATGTTCATCGGTGCCGAAAAGGCGCAGGTCGAGGCCAGCCACAGAATCGGCGCGCCGGTGATCGAACTGCATGCGGGCGCCTATGCCGACGCCTGGGCCGAAGGCCGCTGGGACGCGCGCGACGCGGAACTGGCCAAGATTACCGAAATGGTTGCCTACGCCAGTGAACTGGGCTTGGAGGTGCATGTGGGCCATGGTCTGACCTATGACAGCGTTGGCCCGATTGCTGCCCTGCCAGAGGTCAAGGAGCTCAACATCGGTCATTTCCTGATGGGAGAGGCGATGTTTGTCGGCCTGCCCGCCGCCCTGGCCGAAATGCGCCGTCAGATGGATCTGGCACGCCAGAATTGAAACTGAGGAGACCCAGGATGCGCCGTTTCTTTTCAGTACTTTTTGGCAGTGCGGTGATCGCTGTGTCAGGGGCGTCTGCTGTTGGGGCGCAAAGCCTGCAAAGCTGCGACTGGGTGGCCTCAGCTGCCAATCTGGTCGAACCCTGGGAAGAGACCAGTCGCACCTATGGGGATGGTGCGGTGCGTCTCGCCCTGCTGGACACTGGCGGCGAGCCCGCCTGTTGTTCCAGTCATTTACTTATCCTGTCGCCGGACCCTGAATATGGCCAGGCCTGTCATGTCCTGTCTAACCAGCCTGGAACCGGGTTTCGCCAGGTGTTCCTGGAAGAGAGCAGCAGCCGCTATGAGGCTGGCAGGGGCCTGCTGGTGACCATTCCCGTTGGCGGGTTTGACCCGGATACCGGGGGCGTGGACAGGGCAGGCATCCGGCCTTTGTCGATCCGGATCAATCAAGCCTCGGGTCAAGTGACCCTGGAGGCGGCCTCTGCAGCCCCGACTTCTGCGCCGACTTCTGCCCCCTCATCTGGCGCTCAGGGGGCAAAGAAGTAACATCCTTTGGCAAGAGCGCCCTTGGACAATTGTGTCGCCTTGCACCCGGGGCATCGCCCTTGAACTCCTGAGAGGCCTACCATGATCCTTGGTATCGGAACCGACCTTGCCAATATCGAACGCATTCAGGGCACCCTGGATCGGTTTGGGGATCGGTTCCGCAATCGGGTGTTTACCGATGTCGAGCAGCGCAAGGCAGAGCGACGCCGCGATGTGGCGGGCACCTATGCCAAACGCTGGGCCGCCAA from Phaeobacter sp. G2 encodes the following:
- a CDS encoding DUF2062 domain-containing protein → MVFRRRDRRPLHRAVADFIWPRGGWKRAFLYVKHRVRRLPDSPERIARGVWAGVFTTFTPFYAMHFVVAALIARLMNGNILAALSGTFFGNPLTYVPIGVAALQTGHWLLGTEYEEVDRSLVGKFLDAGKDLKDNLFALFHDQPADWHGLSLFYDEVFFPYLVGGVLPGVITATICYMISLPVIRAYQQHRRSRIKAKFEAIKKRAEMEAAGITPAAETKKNKPKLALPRVRKVK
- a CDS encoding pyridoxine 5'-phosphate synthase, encoding MAQNALRLGVNIDHVATVRNARGGDNPDPVRAAILAQNAGADGITAHLREDRRHIVDADIDGLMAALRIPLNFEMAATAEMQAIALRHKPHAVCLVPEKREERTTEGGLDVAGNDNALADYITPLREAGSRVSMFIGAEKAQVEASHRIGAPVIELHAGAYADAWAEGRWDARDAELAKITEMVAYASELGLEVHVGHGLTYDSVGPIAALPEVKELNIGHFLMGEAMFVGLPAALAEMRRQMDLARQN